AGTGTGTAAAACATGCCAAAGGGCATGAGCCACCTGTGGCCGAAGATCAAGATAGCATCGCTGCACTCTAGATCATCAACAATAGAAGCAACCTCGGCCAAGAGATCGAGATCAAGTGTTTGAGGAACGGTTCGTGATTTTCCATGGATGACGTTCAAGACAATCGCGAAAGCCTCGGGGTCGAAAGCAGTGCCCAAGTTCCAATGATAAAGTCCATCTTCCAGTTTGGAGGACTCTCTGAACTTGCTTGAGAATACCCTCGCAGCACGGCGCGATGCGAAAGTCAGATGTTTTTTGGAGCAGAGAAAGTGTTGCTCAGTCTTGACGACGACTGTTTCTGGGTAATCTGGCAAGGCAGGAAGATTATGGTTGAAAGCAAGGATAAGCAGAGTGTCACCCTCAGGGTCAATGTCGACGAGCATGGCTTCAGGGTCAATGTCGACGCACATGGTTGAATCCAGTGGCATACTTGCTGGGCCGATCAAATTAATTGTGAAAGAGTTAGGTCCACCATTGTTTGGGAAGACTCAAGCTTCCTTTATAACCGACATCATAGAGTTCAAGACTTATGAGTCACGCCTTGGTTATAGTCTTGAGAGAACCTTAGATgtaaagatttattaataagttaatctGCGTAAATagattaacctttattaaaaacctcGAGGAAATTAAGAAGGCCTGAGCAAAAACTTAAGAGATCATAGAAAACAAATATCGCATACTCTATTCTCGTTATCTAATCAGGCTAGAACGGGTGGGCGCCCAGGATAGGTATGTACGGCTCTACAGCGCGTAGTAATTGGTTATAGTAGTtgatttatatttaattaataaagcaCAGTATATTGATACAGTAGAATTAAATATACAATACAGAGTCTTGGGGCACATGAGTGCGCGGCCTTGCTCAATATGCTGGCTTCAGATGAAGTTTGCCCTTGCAAATACATGACTGGTTAGGCTCATTCTACCCTGATGCAACCGCCGTTGAGGCAAAAGCAGAGGTTCAACAAACCATCAAAGCACAACTCGGCGTCGCTGAGACAATCGTCACTTGTACTACAAGCAACAATCTCATTCCCGGCGGCTGCGGTAGTGGTGGTGCTTGCGGCCTCGGTAGTGGTAGATGCACTGATGATAACCGGGCTAGTGCAAACGGCGTCGATGCAAAGGCAGATGTTTGACCCATCGGAGACACATGATCTGGGGTAGGCAAAACAGTCGACATCTATCTGACAAGAAAGGTCCTCAGGCCCGGCagcggcggtggtggtgcttGCAGCCTCGGTAGTGGTAGATTCCTCAATGACGGCCGTGGTAGTGGTGGGTTCTTCAatgatgacgatggtggTTGTGCCAGTCTCTATGCTGCTCTCGATAACCGTAAATGAAATCTCGGTGGTGCTATCAATGGCAGTTGCAGTAGAAGTGACTTCGGTGGTGGTGTCCAGTGAAGTGGTTGTTGGGCGGCAAGGGCCTGCAttcgcagcagcagcaaagagTGCAAACGCACGAATAACGTTGAAAGACAGCATAGTGAGAGACTGGTATAAACGAGTGACAGTCAAGATGATGAAAATAGTGAATGGAAGAGAAGATCAAAAGACAACAAAAATAAGATGGGACATTGGGTTATTTACACTACGATTGAGAAACTATTTCCCCtgattattttcttattttcaACCTAATCAATAGTTTAAAGAACTAGTGGTAACTATTGACTTAGCTTTCTCTGCTTGAACTGGCGTTTGACGGGGTTGTTCAGCCATAACAGGGGCTAAGACGTTTAGCTGTAAGTCCAGGAAATTACGGCAAAAACAAAAGCAAGAAAGGATGTGAAACTTCAATATCGGGAATCGAACTCAAGGCCTTGCGATACTGATCTCCGACGCGGTAATCAGCAGAATGGTCAGACGTCATCAGCTGAGGACAAGCTCAGAATCGGCGTCGACGTCGAGTACGATAATTGAGTCTAGATAAATAGATCTCTATTAACTACTCAATCTTATCGCCTGAGCTATAAAGTCACAAACGAAATGATCATCAAGTGACTGATAGGTAGATATAACAATTACTTGTACTATTAGAAATTCAACAATAGGGTAGGTGTCTGTTGAGGTTGGAATCAAACATTGGCGCCAGATGATCAAGGAAATAACCAGTCAAGATCCGGGAAACGTATATCTCATAGAGGGGGAATATAATTATAACGATTATCGCAGGCTCTGAGGGCCCTTGTGTTGGGAAAATGCGGTATCGTTATATTGGGTAGTCCATTGGGTCGATGTTGATCACTGGTTCTTCACAGGAGGTATCTACGCTTGGGGTTTGGGAGGGTCGGGCTCTGGTGTCTTGGGCTTGGGAGGGTCGGGAATAGAACTATGGTCATCAAATATACCACCAGGTTGGTTAGGGCTGATATAAGTGGAAACGCTTTGCGTGCCCAACTATCAACAAGTATGTAAGCAACTAAACGTATACTGTAATACCAGAACAGAAAACAGACCCCAGTTTGCCGATCGACTAAGCATCGGTCATCGGGATAAAGGTTGCCGAAGCGCACCTCGCCACCACTCGATGCAGAGCTCGAGTCAGTCGAAGTCGTGACATCAATAgtatcaagaagatcaagggcATCAAAAACGTCACCCACAAGCATAAGCAGGTTGCCTGCACCGCCAGTGGCTACGGCAGTAACCGCGTGACGAGTGAGCGATCGGCCAACAAAACCGAAGAATGCATCCAGATCTTCGCCCACGTTGACGATATTGGATATAGATACAGCCCTGATGATTGAAAAATGGTGTCAAAATGGTGTCAAAATGGTAGGCCAGCGTAAGTTGAGGTCCAGAAGGATAGAATGTAAGGGATATAGTTTGGTAGGTTTCACGCCTCTTATATCAGACTTTCCTCTCCTGGCGACCCCACGTTTCGTCGAGTGGAAATTAACGAGTTGCTCTGACATTTGAACTTTTTCAGCCCTACTTCCGTCCACTTGCGGACTATTCCAGCCCCTCCTCCGTTTACTTGCGGGCTTCTGTAGCACTACTTCCGCTGACCTTCGGATTGAGATGTCAGAACTCTAATCTAATTCAACAGCCTTAGCCTTCGAGACCCCCTCAGCACGAAACTCCTCAAGGCAGCACACGGGATCTTCCTGGCGTTAATGATATTCCGCCCGAGAGTGGTAAGATGTATAATTATTCATTAGTCTCTTCTGGCCCGGGGGATCACAGCGGATATACGCGGTCGGTAATTTCTGGTTGTCGCCGGTATTTATGGCTAATCTTTGGGCAGTTCCCGTGCTACTTACTCTTGACATTGATGTAGATGTTCCTCGAAGTATAATAATCGATAGGTGCAGCCTCACCACGAAAGATAGGGCTGTTAAAGCaattttattcttatataaatataaaagtactGTGAGACCTGTTATGTAAACTACTGATCCTTCCCTTAACACAAAGACATAAAACACAAAATACCAAGCATCCATGTCAGTCAATTTGCCCATCACTCACTCTTGACATAACAGTTACTTGTACTATCAGAAATTGGAAAGTAGGGTAGGTGTCTGAAGAATTGCCTCCGATGATCACACTGTATGGGGCAGCACGGATTATGTAAACAATCCAAACGCGTCGCGCTTCGTGGTGACACAAATACCCCACCATACACCCGGCGGCCATTTTCGTTACGCTTGATCGTCTTGAAAGAACCACAGAATTGTGTTCCTTCTCTTGACCCACAACCATGGAGTCTCAATCACATGGTCGCAGTCTCTCAGGGCTCGCGTGCGACTTGGAGCTCAATCTTGGTAGAATGATCAAGGATGTTATCCCAGCAAAGCCATCAACACTTCGACAAGAACATCCGTTAGCACCTCTAGGTTTGCTTGATACTATGCCTGTAGAGTTGCTCTCACTTGTTCTCAACTACCTCGACTTTCAATCACTTTCCCGCTTGTCGCGCGTCAGCTTCAGAGGCAAAATAGTCGTGGAAAGTCTCTTGTCTTATAAACAAGTGATGCAGCATGCACCAAAGGTTCTGACGGCATTAACCAAGACCAATCTCATCAGCCTTTATTCCGCGTCGCTTGTTCTTCAAACGCTACGGACATCTCGTTGCGTTTCTTGCTTCGACTTTGGTGCTTTCCTTTACCTGCCCACGTGCGAAAGAGTGTGCCTCGAATGCCTCTACCAGAACCGTGGACTGTGGATGATAACGATAGCGACTGCTAAAAAGTGTTTCGGCTTGTCTCAACGCCAAATCCAGACGATTCCGATTATGCGCAATATACCTGGAACGTACTCGGTTAGAACCCTAGAGAAGACGCACCGCAGAGTCAATCAGCTTGTTAGCGTGAGGCATGCTAAGCAGTTGGGCCTTGACGTGCATGGGTCGCTGGAAACGTTGGCACAGTTCATGCCCAGCATTGCAGGCAGAAATGGGCGCTCGAAATTCTACGACTTCAAACGGTATCACGAAGCCCCCCTAGAGCCTCCAGGTTGCGACATGTCAAAACTACCAGGGAAGGCCAACGTTGGAAACGATCCATTCGCCGGCGTGGCAAGCCTCCGCGCGCCGTACATAACATCCTCCGGTGCAGACTGGGGACATCTTTGCCAGGGATGTCAAGTCACATACAGGCATTTCAAACATGGGTCTCTACCTTCAGCTGTCCTTTCTCGAATATGTCCTCCTGATGTAAACCCGGACCGTCCACTATTCGCATCAACGACTAGATTGTACTCTTATGATGGGTTACTGGATCACGTCGAAACCTGCTACGGAATACAACAAATGTCTAGACAAAGATCAAATTAAGGTAGCTCCGACGATTAATACATGAAAGTAACTGGTGCGCCCCTTCCCGATTCAGCTATCAATTCAGATTTGAGTTCCTTAGTCTCGCCCATCGCTTTCTTCTCGTCATATACCTCAGCATGCTCCAAGTCAATCAATATTGCATTACCAGTAGATTGTTCTATTATGAAATTGTGGCGATTGATGTCCCCATGGATAAAACCAATGTCATGTAGCTTGTGCAGAGCCGCTTCGCATTTTGAAAGATCAGCCGGTGTGGCATGTTCACCTTTAATTTTCTCCAAGAGGAGCCCGACGTTTCTACCGCCTTCAAAGAGATGTCCAAGCACTCTAGGTGTTATTGGAGCCTCGTCGAGGTTTTGCAAACTGGCCAATGCTTCATATATCCTTGTCTCGTGCTCAACTTGTGGGATGAGCCACTCCAGAACTGCAACTTTGGAGATTGCAGTTTTCCCTTCAAACTCTACCTCTCGAATGCGCTTCTTGTGATACGCGATGATTTTTAACGAAAGTATATCGATATGACGTGGATGCCAGGTTGACTCTATCTGAGCAAGTGGCTTGAAAGAAATGATGAAATTTACGCGGCCGTCTGCGCCGCGGAACAGCCGCATGGTTGTCCAGTCTGCATCCGGGAACGGCGGAAGCTGAGGTACGAGAAGGTAGGGCCGACACAGAGTTAATTCGTCGAAGATGCATTCGGGATTCTCATGACCGGGTATCGTGAGATAGTGTACTCTCTTGCCAGCCCGAATGCGATATAGTCCCTCATCATCACTGATCTGTTGACTCAGAACTTCAATCTCTGACTTGGGTATGATGCTGGGCTTTCTGGGCGTGACACTGGCCATGCTGCAGATAATATGCTCGAATCTCTGGCTGTTTCGCGTTTTCGGGCTTGATTGAGCGAAAAGAAAACCATGGggaaaaagttaaaaaagaaTCTCTAAATTCCTTTTAGGCTACCTTTGATTGAAACAGAAAGACGACAATGTTTGGATCTTTCGCACGTAGGTACGTCATGTTTACCGTTTGGTGGAACGGAAGGTCCACTTCGCCTGCTTAATCGACCATTTTAACCGCCGAGAAGGCCAATCGGGCATGACTCTCAGCCAAGAAGGTGGCGGAGTGGAAACTTAGTTTTGAACAAGGTTCCTGTATATCATTCTTGACTGGCCTACTCGTACCTTTTCATTTGACGCGCGCTTACACGTTTCATAACTTAAGCAACCATTTTTACATAAACGACCCAATGATCGTTACAACTGACACGCCCTTGCCGGGGGGCTGTGTCGGGCTTGCAGCTCGGCATGCATCATGACTATTCCGAGCACTTATAAAATGACACAGTCGGCAGGAAAATGATTATTACATCTGGAAGGTTTCCAAGCTACACAACGACGGAGTCTGCAACACACGGCTTGCAGCCATCTCTAGTACTTTCAAGCAATCCGACGACTTGACTTTGAACTCTCTCTGTACTGTATCAGACTCTGTAAGCAAAGTTACCATCTGTTTTAAATTACCCTAAGGATCAGTCTCGTGAACTAACATCTAGTCATCATACAGATCAAGCGAAAGGCCTGGCATAAAAACTATCATGTGCGACCAGATATACGACGTTTACAGATGCGGTTGCACTACCAAGGGCGAGTTTCAACAATGCAATGATAAATACAATGCACAGTCCAACCTGCAATGCGATAGGCCGGAGCGTGTCAATAGAGAGTCTAGAAACTACTGCGCTAAACATCTGGTGAAAGAAAGCAAGGCGAAAGATGAATTTAGAGGACGAGTGCCACGTCAAACTTAGATATTAAGTTAGTATAGTTTTACTCTAGGTTTCAGGAGTAAATTGACTATTTTTTCtatattttaagtaaaaagGGGATTTAAACCACTGAGCTGCAGAGAATTTCTCTTGAAGAATTCATGACCAGGTGAGTCGCGAGGGAGAGAGGGCGGGGCCTCGAGAACGGATGACGGTTGCCAGCAAATGCGGCACCGTGATTGGGTGAGCTTACAGTCACGTATGTGGCTGCTTGGTTGACCAAAACCGCTCACCGCACCCGCTTTAGATAGAAGAATCAAGGCTCGTTAAATCCCCTTTGGTATGCTCTATTTACGAGGAAATAGCTGCTGACAACAACGGTCGCCCGTTGATTGCTGACAAGGCAAGCCTGAGCGTCTCGCCAAAACAATAATTCGCTCCGACGCAAGCCAAACCTTAACAATCAACAACATTCATGGGTGTAATCCAACATGTCGCGACCAGATCATCTATGAATCACGATattgggtagcagaaaaaataacgTCCTAAAAGTCTTCgcttacaaaaataaatagtccaagagctatagtctaaggagcataaaatATCCTACTACCTTCATCTCTTATacttctagcggccaatttttctcaAACCCTGAGGCCACGACGATATCGACAttaacatcaacatcaaccatgGCCATACTCAGTACTACTCCGCCCGCAACATAAAAACGAACTGACACCGACATCGTCGATGGCGAAGATGGCGACGATAGCGACCACCGACTCCCCGACCCTCTTCAGAGACAGAAAGTTTTGTCTGAGACGCGAGACGTCCTGGAATTTGCACACTTCACTCTCGACCAAGAACAGTATCCTTGTTTGCCCACCCTTTCCTTGCATGCCTGCAGACACACCCCTATTTTGTAAAGAATTTTGTGATATCAGACAGATGCTTGTCGCCCTATGGGGAAGGTAAGTAGCAGTACATTCATCATGACCGAAGTGCTTGCTCAAATCTCAATACCCATCCATTATCAAGGTCTGGTCGTGTACTACAATTCGCAATTATTATCACTTCCATTCTCTCCCCGGCTGACTTGGCTGAAGGCGCCTATAAGTTAATCCGCGCCCAACTAGTCCGTTCCAACAGGCGCCTGTGCAATGGTTACATCACCCGGGGTTTCACCGCACCTTTATCAACCACCACCGTCATCATCAAACCCCCAATAATGCTGAAGATAACCTCGCTCAAGACCTATTTCGATGAGATAGAGGAGACCAACGGCGATGATGAATATAGGGCCTGGCTAAGTCGTGTCTTTGATGCCAAAGTTATACTAGCAAAATTTGTTGCTGCCCGCCGGGGGGGCGGCGAGGCCACAGAATACGTCGGTTTCCTTAAGGGTTCCTTCAACTTCAGCTTCCGCTATAGGTTCAGTGATGGCGGACCGGATGCTATTATCCGATTTCCAAAGCCAGGACACACTGCTACGGCCCTCATGGATGAGAAGGTCGCGAATGAGGCCCAAGTCATGAACTATCTCAGCCAAAATACCACGATCCCTCTCCCTCGTATCCTCAGCTGGGGGCTCACTGCCGAGAGTCCGCAACAGTTGGGTCCTTTCATTATTATGGATTACATCGAGGGGACACTCCTATCGAATGTCCTAAAACAATCGACGAAAAGCGACGACGAGCTACCACTCCCTGAAAATAGCCCGTCTAGCTCCGATAGTTGCTGTAATCATCTGGACTCTGTCACCTGGACCGCTGGGGGGCAACGAATTTACTCCATACCACACAAGTCTGGCCCCTGCCCTGCTATGCATGCGTGTGCACATTCGAGTTCTTATTTGCAGTAGTATTAGCGAAGATGCCTCTCGGCAGGCTGTAAGCCTGAGGTACAACTATGTAGGCATGATAAAACCTATACCTTTTGTGTTATTGGTAACTACGTAACCAAAAACGTTGGGGTGGCGTGAGGATACCAGAGCAGAATAGCAATCGAAAATGGATAAGCCTAGGCTCCAGTGTTGCATTATCTGTGTCCCCCCGCACGATAGAGCAAGAGCTGGCCTATTAAGCAGACCCAGTGGACCGCGCCGTGCTATCCAACCAACAGGGCCTCGTATCATCACGACAAAATCAAGGCAAGCCGCCAAAGATGGTGTCCTGTTATGCgtgtgtaattgagctttcattgaccctgctcttaggtgtTCTAGCTGTCCTGTTATGCAATACATCGATGGTCAAGGCGCCCTCTTTCAGTTTGGTCGCTTTGTTAGTCGCTAATATCCGCCTTGGATGTAGATACATGACCACTTGTGGCTTCTTGCATCTCGGGTGATTGCCTGAGTTTTCTGTCTCGCCAGGTTGATTGCCTGTCCAGCAATTTTTAGACCTACCTCGCCAGCATCTTGATTAGTTTCACATATAAGTAGCCCACTCCTATACACAAATAGATTCCATATCGCTTATCCTCGTAAGCTCAGCATTATTAAACTTACCAAGCCTTCGACAAAGAATAAGGTACCAGAGCTATTAGCATATATATCGAAATTATTAACGCATTACTTATTATCAAAGCAGCCTGATATTATCCGCCATGTGCAAACTGCTTATTACGACGACCAGGTACTCAGGGTGTCCACCTTCGTGCAATAAGGATGAGGAAGACATCGTCACTACGGGCTGCAGCCATTTCGCCGCCACAGGTCAACAGTGCGCAAATCCAACCAAAGAATACTTGGGCACCTCGAAAAGTAGGACACAGTGTCCTATGCATAGGGATGAGGGATACGGAGACACGAACAATCGATGAAGTCTACTGTTGGATAGTTGCCATGACCTAAGAATAGAGGTGGCGGCTTGATGGGGGGGTGACAGCAGGTGCAGATAGATAGGTGTCGAAAGAAGACCAACGTCGTCTATTATTTGATGGCAAATGCAATAACACACATGCAACCCTAGACGCGGGTCTACTCTCTGGCGCGAACTAAAGCTTGTACAACGTGCTCTCCAGTAGTAAATTGCCCACTCCAGCAATCTTGAATAACGGCACCACAGCCCAGGTGATCAGACGTAGGAAAGTCAAGGTTGTCGAAACGGCGCTTtacctcatcctcatcaaacTTGCTGTAGGGCTCCTCGCCACacattataaagtataacaCGGAACCAAGACTGAAAACATCGTCAGCTTGAGTGGGAGCATATTCTCGACCCCATGCACGTGATTGGTATCTTGGTCCTGGGGCACCAGTCGAGGCTGGGTGTCCCGGAAACGAGCTTCCAGCAAAGTCGCAGATTCGAAGGTTCATTTTTTCATCCAGGAGGAAGTTTCGAGGCGTGACGTCCTGGTGAATTACACCAATATTATGGAGACTAGCCAGTGCTTGAGCTGCCTGTAACGCCCATTTTTGACGAGTGTCGACGTCAGTATCGCAATTTGTCTTGAAAAAAGTCTCTAGGTCTCCGTTAACGTGATCCTCGAGAACTATTGTCTTGCAATTGCTATCCCAGTCAATCAACTTGGGAATAAACTGGCATGGGCCAATAAAACAATACACGCTATATTCGTGCTCCATGTTCTGTCGAGCTTTCCGTTCTCCCACAGTATCGTAAGGGTTCGGGAGCGGGGTCTTGGCGATGTGGCCAGAGGGCAATCGCTCTACCAGCGCTGTTGCACCACGGCGAACATATTCCCCCTTTCTGATGTAGTATACATGTCCGTCGGGAACCAGATCAGGGATTCTAAAGGTCGACTCTGGCCAGTTTGGGTGAAGCTTCCGTTCCCATTCACCAGGGACAGGCACATATCTAATTCGTAACGGGGATCGTGGAGGATCTTGATCAGGAGCAGAATGGGGTATAATCTTGTCATGTCCCTGAGACGGTGACGGTGATTGCAAGGCATTAATCTATGATATGCAAGTTTTTGGGTTAGTACTCAAAGTTCACTCCACTTCGCGCGACGTTGGATGCTAACCTCAGGATAATATTGCTGCTTGGCATCGTTATGAAGGTGCGTGCCATCATGATTGAGTAGGCGCGTGATGAATGACCAAGTGCCAGCTGTCCAGGGCACAAGTAAGGCAAGGAAGGGCCGAAAGGCGCGGTGAACGACAATTAAAAAGCCCCACATATTTGAAATGTCCAGAATCTGGCGGAGTCAGGGTATTTTGTTGAACCTAGAGAGGATTCATCGCAGATTTCTCTACAGGTCACTGCATCGTCAGGTCGCTTAATCGAGACTGGACGCGAGTTCTTGCGATCTCAGATTGCGGTTAATCCCCAGTGACGGACCAGTAATCCACTGCCGGAAACTCTTTATTCCTCATCTTTTAGTCATCAGATGCTGGTAACCAACCAAAATTCACTATccgttggctcatgtcgCGAGGCGGGGAAGCTACCTAACTTAGTACAGTACAAGGTACTAATGCAAGCTTTAGTACTAAGTTAGGCCCAAAGTGTAAGACAACCGAATGGTCCTGTTTTTGGTCTGTGATTTGAGTCAGTACCAAGGTCTACATATCTGACTGTC
This Fusarium poae strain DAOMC 252244 chromosome 3, whole genome shotgun sequence DNA region includes the following protein-coding sequences:
- a CDS encoding hypothetical protein (SECRETED:SignalP(1-19)), which encodes MLSFNVIRAFALFAAAANAGPCRPTTTSLDTTTEVTSTATAIDSTTEISFTVIESSIETGTTTIVIIEEPTTTTAVIEESTTTEAASTTTAAAGPEDLSCQIDVDCFAYPRSCVSDGSNICLCIDAVCTSPVIISASTTTEAASTTTTAAAGNEIVACSTSDDCLSDAELCFDGLLNLCFCLNGGCIRVE